A region of the Leptidea sinapis chromosome 14, ilLepSina1.1, whole genome shotgun sequence genome:
CCAAACTGGCTTAACCATGGATTGAATACTCACAGTCCAGCCTACTCTATTATATCTGGATATCATGAGTTATTCTTCTCCCACGATGAAGGCACTTTGCGCTAAGAGTTACATAAACGACCCAACAACTTCAGACTACCAAAATATTCGGGTAAGCATGATATTAAGGAAAATTCAAAGATTCATAGAGTGgctttgagtttcttgtatgttaatctcacgagctctactatttccgaacatatggtatattcagtaattaaaaagaaatctatttattgacgattcaaaagcgattACTTTAAGCCGAATTGAAAAAAgtttgtttgactttgacttttgacatTAATTGTAAGGGTATAATCGCTTCTGTTTTTGGCAAATCAGAACAATTCACAACAGTGTCGCAACAGAACAATACACAAATGTTCtgttgtcaataaataaatgactatACATAAACAAAGAGGTAACGAAAAGCGTTCTCGGAGCAATATAAGGTATTATGGACATGCATATACCATGCTGTTAAGAATTTTCATCcgatgaaattttataaaagaaaagacAACGGGCATCCAAGTTTCTGATTGCGGTGATGACGATTGCAAAATTGCTTATTCTGGATCATATAGTTAAACAACTCAAACGATCCTCAAACGAGGATAAGATATCGCATTTAACATCAGGTTGACAGAGTTCgtatcattttcataaaaaaatacatccataatatgtgaaaatttcaatttatcacGGTCCATGAGGTATAATAGCCTGATGACAGTTTTTACCCTTTGGGTGCGTCACCCTAACAACagttttttataagaatataagggacaagatgagcaggacgttgagttgatggtaattaatacgcccattacaatgcagtgccttcagaccgaagcacaataatgctttcatattactgcttcaaggcagaaataggcgccgttgtggtacccataatctagcaggcatcctgtgcactaGTCTAGTCTCCCACTCGTAGATCTTATCTAGTCACTACCTTTTTCCTTGTTTTCAATACTTGTTGTTTACAGTAGTGTGTTTAAACTTAGAATAAgcgttattattaataagtgttTAAGTATCTAATTACTCTGTTCTCTATCAAACAGATATAATGAATGCTTCGTTAGAGGGAAGAaagatacataaattaaatttgaaaacaaaatttatgaacgatgcggaactcgaaccccacttctgggattaagtgcgggttatcacattaaaaaactaacaaattgtttagatttgaaagaacgacatcttaagtcaatttcctaatatgcaaatattgtggttgagcaggctatcaattgtaaagaagatcctgtagatgaagccacaacctgagagccGAACAGAGCATACCAAGATTTATCAAACATACGTCACTACCCGAACGGTAAGCCCAGTGGAAAGAACGCTCGcgcggaacgtgagaggtcacGCGTTGGAGCCtcttatcgttcataaattttgttttcaaatttaatttgtgtaattaatcccagaagttaggttaggttgggggtactttaaaaaaataacaaattggaAGAAAGATAACCTCCAAATATTTCAGACATGCTCATTACTTAccaatcacggactagtaaaaaaagaaggactctgcgccgtgatattagcaagtgaagcacctttatgctagtgtgtgtgcggttacggggtaaaaggcataaaaggcatttattttctcaaaattgattcctttagaattctttttgatgtcatttctaatactactagatactactaccgcttcggaaacaaatggcgctctgagagagaagaagcggcacaagaaactctcccagcattctttttttttttatatatttggtatactagttacacaattttttctcccttagataatcatatatcaataaatactttaatattattgtttttacactttttcacaacgcacaacggcatttttaaaatattttattgagacgcaaactgatctgttacaTACGATGGCAAATCtaataatggcggccgatcggcttgtattagtgtaagtgtatgcgtggggctatgtatttacacgtttaccagcttattttggtgcctcactgttatgacacggagtccttattttttactcgtGTAATATTTCAGAAAAGATTGATGTGATATCAGATGGCGTATTTTTAGAAGAAAAGGAAGTTATGTGTTACATCGCCTGTATCATGAAGATGGCAAATACTGTAAGATTTATTTTGCTTGCTTTATCTGTTACGCCTTGTTTGGGAAACGATTTTGAATAGCAACAAATAGGCActaaaaatttgctgtcaaacatattgaacagcctgtccagtggtatttatatctACAGTGCGATAAGTCCAAAAGAGCAATTCGTCATGTTGGTCagatcatttataatataaatttttgaagttatttttgttttgctaAAGAATTATAGCTGCTTATACGTGCCTATATCAATCAGTACACGGACACTGTTTTGTGTGAtcttatttagtttatttgttaaattcgATAAATCGAGTTGTTGACGTTCAAGTTAATAcctacctttatttattttttcgagAGTATTACATGAACAAAACGATATGATAATTATGACTTTCTAAAATACCTATTCTATAATACTAAAAGtaattttcaatgaaaaaattCAATCGATTAAGGAGCATGTTATTTAGTGAAGAGAAATAAATGAGGTGGACATTTTTACATTCAAATGTTCCACGTGATTAAAAAGAGTGAGGATTTGGTGTCGCTTGTAACTAAATAACcacttaataattttagattaAGAACGGTAAACTGAATTACGAAGCGGCCATGAAGCAGGCTGACTTGCTTCTTCCAGACGAAATAAAGGAACCGACAAAGGCGGCCATTACGGCCTGCAGAAAAGTTCGTGAGTATATACGcattgaataatataaataaaagtctgAATTAAACATTTACACAGTATTTGTCACGCATAAAGCCGGTTTTCCAACGCGAGCGGAGCGGACCTATTAAGGACTCCGTTCAAATCGCAAGAGTAAAACTGATACTTGTGTATCCACCAACAAATAGTCGAACGGAAAGGATTCAGCGAGCCGAAAGAGTTGAAACGAACTCTCTCAAGCTGCTTTTCCATCGCAAGCGGTGCGGACCTATTAAATACTCCGTTCAACTCGCAAGAGTAAAACTGATACTATTTAATATCTggcattatttttttcttacattCTCTTTCATTTCCCATGgctttcatcctactattatttttttggtttccaaAATGATCGACCCTGGTGAAATTTGCTTGAGTAAATTCCATAAATTTTGTCTCAAATTAAAAACTTGCATATGTTGAAAGTAATAGgtataaatgaaatactttttcAATTGTGGGTATTTATATCGGGATGTTTTGCATATTTTGCTTTCAatctatttaaaatgtattttattgggTAACGcgagaattattaaattattatccgAAGTGAATAAAACAGTGTCAACTCTTGTCTCTTCCccactatattattaaatagatgattatattatattataatactagctgacccagcaaacgttgtgttgccaattaaggtaataaaaaaacccaataattaaattagatgacggccgattctcagacctaccaaatatatcgtttataaaatgtatcgtactacaattaatattgtattcgattgccatcttgcaaccctatagcggtgttttggatggaacagaataatatataaatcgcgatacaaaaatagttgtagatcgtagaagggcaaaaatgaagttgtatgtatttttcaatactgaatcataataaaataaaatttaaacaaatgtcaaaaaaataaaaaaaaataaaaatttgtggtTGTGGGTGGGTCACCCTTGTCATTTAGGGGTAcgaatagatgttggccgattctcagacctaccatcGAGTAGGGTGCATATCGATGCAcacaaattttcatacaaatcggttcagccgtttggGAGGAGTTTGGCAACAAACACCGGgaaacgagaattttatatataatattaaattaaatataaatacgaaagtcGAAATTACTTAGGATAATTTGAATTCTAGAAAAAGAAACatacctattatattataatctcaTGAGAACTCATAATTTATATTCCAGCGGACTCCTACAAAGATTTGTGCGAGGCATCATTTCACGTCACTAAATGCATTTATAAGGAAAACCCAAGCGTATTCTTCTTTCCCTGATTGAAatttgagtaataataataagaatgttaatatttaatttatataagactaaaataaaaagtgatgtaacatttaaatattgttttattttgatatatctataaaatatatatattgttataatataatgttatgtagCCATCATTCCCATTTTCCTATGATTATCTGCATGAACTAGTTCTTGCTGGaaacgctcctgagattcctcttATGTTGTAAGAGCATCGGAGACGGTGATTACTTTGATCAGATAACCCTCTTGTTAGTTCTTCTCATTCCATTATTTAGAAAACAGTGCAAAAATGCAAGGATATTTCAGGCTATGAGATCGCTGTTACGTAaagtaccttcaataaaagtaatttgtataaaaatagtaGCAATACAAGTTGCCAGCGCATCCCTACTAagattataaatgtgaatatacgctttcacgcctaaaccactcaaacgatttcgatgaaatttaatacagagataGAAGAGAGTCTTGAAAAGGACATATGCTACCTTTTTTTGCGAAAAAATTAATGGAgaggttgaaataggggatgaaaaTTCGTATGTATGGAAATTCAAACAACGTCACGCTTTCACGTCTAACTCTGAAttcgattttgattatattatttggtacaaaaatagacTAGAATATGGGAAAGGACATAAGCTACCAATTTTTGTCATTAAAGGCAAATTTgcatggaaattcgtcattttcggagataaaaccatgaaacttttgtatttaggcaattgataagaaatatttattcgaacatttttgaaattaagaCCTACATGGGGTGGAAATATGAGATTAAAgttcgcagggaaatactattaaagagactgtccacaatgacaagggatatccgctgtatcgtagaagagcgcCGCGCCGGCAGCGAAAGAGCAGTTTATGTGTGTATTATGTGCAAAGTATACTACCAAAAAAAAAGCTGCCCATAGTAACTATCCCccgcggacgaagttgcgggaaaagctagtataacataaaattaCTATATGATGTACTTCGTCTCGGCGTTTGAGCTGTctgtatgttattatttttttctgcaTCAAAAATAATGTATGGCTGTCATACTTGCCACATAATTATATGcaattttattgttgaaaaatgtTACAGGCGTCAATTATGTGACATTGCAAGGAACCGTGACAAGGAAACACACGCGGCTCGAGAAACAAAATAACTGTTTAGTACAACTAGTTACAGTTAATAGTaactaaatattgcaaatattcaaaattttccagacgatttaaattgtcaaaaagcatgggacgcacttctttgtaagtcagcctttgacgATCTTTTGATCACATCTACTGAcagaacagagcgtgctcgtcttttgtcATTTATTCATTCATCATTCGTCCGGGTAGGCAGAAACAATAGAATGCcgtttgcttctatccttacaaacctcacgcgcttcctctacattcattactcttttcatacatgctcgccggttgcgggtgcttcggacctctccttttctcaaaacgtccccaattgtCCGTCTTTTGTCCGTGACataaaatgagtcgggcttttggttacaagccttgcttcctgcgccgattggaacgctacttgacaatatgacattgccAATAttcgtatcactccggctaggtataaaactgattGAAGAAGACCAATGTgccgttcaggtagatgctcttgggcgtcacgggttatcctggtgtggaaggctcctttgaacaggatgccggctaggttatgggtaccacaacggcgcctatttcggccatgaagcagtaatgtgtaagcgttattgtatttctatcagaagggcgccgtagcgagaaattactgggcaaacgagacttaacaccttgtTTCAAGgagaccagcgcaattgtagtgccactcagaatttttgggcttttcaagagtcctgaaggcactgtaatgggcagggcgtatcaattaccatccgctgaacgttctgctcgtctcattccttcttgtcataaaaaataataacaaggtTAAATAGCCGCAAAATAAAGTGGCCAGCGCTCCTAAATAACACTTTTTGTTAACTTCACacatctatatacataaaagagaatgtatgtttgtatgttccctaataactcctaaactacgtgggcagcactgaaaatttcggaaatcaaggaagtgacacaacattactatttaaaaatatatttattgcttttgtaTTTGACACCATCACTCGAATAACTGTCAGTTGGGATGTCAATTTCAACATAATtcagtaaatattatgtacgaGGGCTTGAAATGGGCACTGAAGGACagggcactgaaaatttcgggaatgaaggaagtgacacaacattactatttaaaaatgtatttattgcttttcgaagtattctccgcgaaatttgacacatttttccatactatggaaccaatcattgaagcaatcattccattcggaagttgggtctccaaaatggccattttgtaggcgtccacagctgcttcaggtgatgaaaatctctgaccacgcaatttattctttattttagggaaagtatagaaatcattagggcttaggtcgaggctgtacggcggatggtctaatgattctatgttttcttgctctaaaaactcttttgttctgtgcgcggtgtgagaactcgcattgtcgtgatggaggacgatgcggcggttgcagttctctttacggagttcagaaacgacctgtggcaaacaaatgctagcataccattctgcattaaccgttctttgtccctcaagaggaatagtcgcaacatggctgGTTTTGGAGACAAATGTGGCCTCCCTTTTGTTtggcaacactccgtgaacgcacaatttttgttggctttacctcattttcgaacacccaaactcgtacgcgtatatccaggattcgccacctgatacgatgttgtctacagcatttgaggatcctgcgtggaatctttcgagagttgtgacgcaccaagtaacgcgagccgctttttgctcttcacagagcaaatgcggtatccatcgggaaaacaacttttttacacctaattgttcatgcaagattatttatatttcacttaTGCCAATGTCttaagttgcctgaatttcgcggtatgtcacatgatcttcctcaatcagcttacgcacagcatcaacgttttctttggtgactgcagtttttggacgaccttgacggggatcatcactgagcttgacacgtccacgttgatattcagcaaaccagcgataaattgtggttttggatggggcttcatcaccaaatgcagaaatcatccggtcaacacactcgTTTTGTGTTAagccacttcgaaagtcataataaatcatcgctctagatttttttatattttattagctgacccgacagacgttgttctgtatataataaataaaataatgtttttatatgaatttgtcaataatatatcataacatcaaaaattactttgaaAAATATGCACCcagctgtcgtaatgaaattgtttcacagcagaactgtcaaaacgtgcgtcaaattctctcatagaaattatgtatggacacatcaaaggaaaaacaaatttgttgtttttatttaatttagcagcattttcctatttattcaccttttaaaccttctctggacatccacaaataattcaagaccaaaattagccaaatcggtccagccgttcccgagttttagcgagactaacgaacagcatttcatttttatatataaagactagtggacccgacagacgttgtcctgtacaaacgtcttaaatttgaaaaatcgggcCAGTCGTTAGGAGTACTCGAGTCGTTCACTAatatacacatgagcaggagaattatataatatggacggaattgagaatctaaaccaatctcaaattcactaaacaaacaaaaaaatcatcaaaatcggtccaaccgtttaggaggtagtttaattgtgaatctaaaccattctcgaatccagctgaagacacacaccaatctcaaattcagtggaacacacaaaaatatcatcaaaatcggtccaaccgtttaggaggtagttcaattatcaatctaaaccatcctcgaatccacctgaagacacacagaaagtttcatcaaaatcagtccagccgtctaggaggagttcagtgacatacacacgcacacaagaaatatatataataagatttatattataattccattttctcaacgactacacaagtttgacaagaccttgtgacaagaccgagaatctttttttaaataaataaatggtattcgattttcaaaagtttacaattaaaaagattttaatatgacaggaacagtggaattTTCCATTCCCGATAGTGTAGCCTAtgtattcgaccgatctcaatgaaatcttttgtaatagattcgttgaagctcaaggaaggtttacatatataatttatatggcaaaacaacgtttgccaggtcagctagttaataaatgttttaaacacCACGTCAAACTAAAGTCGCCCCAGAAGTCTAATTATGCTTATGTACCTAATGATGATAGCGGCACAAATGACATCGGAAATTAAACTGAAAAAACACTACCAGGTATTATATCACAATCATAATTATGTACAAATCATCCTAATCTAAAGTACATTAAAAGTTCAAATTATCTATAATATGTCCATGTAGAGATATATAatggatttttatttattatttcggCAGTTATTTTAAATCTTGTAAGTGACAATGGCTGTTTATTATGTGTTCCTGTGGTGTTGTTTGGTCAGCGCATGTTTAGTAAGtctaattcaaaatttattttggcGTAGGATATTACTTTTTCTGGCATAAGGAGAAATAATCACTGAAATCAATTTTCTATTGCAAGATGCCACAGGAATAACAGGATAGtcggcatttatcacggggagtgttccgaggagctgtttcacctgattcctgcggcAGAATTCTACcttcccacgacacgccacaagttaggatttcatccccaccatctggagcttttttccatgtactacaaagctgtggaatgaacttccttgtgcggtgtttccttgacgatacgacatgggtaccttcaaaaaaagcgcgtacaccttccttaaaagccggaaacgctcctatgatgtctctggtgttgcaagagaatgtgggcggtggtgatcacttaacaccaggtgacccgtacgctcgtttgtcttccttttccatacaataaaataaaaaagtgggCTGTGATCATACATTAAGAATATCATACTCGCTTAGAACATCGCCAGAAGGAATGAAATCAATGCTCATGAACGCTTGATATATGGTACAATGAACCTTGTTCAAATTCCCCGAAGTCTTAAGTTCATGCATTAACTACAAAAACAGGGGAatccactccaatttaaacgccgtccaccaccaccttgagacggcgcagccggccttctATTTCCTTTCTATCTCGACTTGCTCGATCTTCAactcatatttaacgtaccccaggAACAAAATTGACCGTAATTTTTtacctcatgccggggtatatGTGTAGGTTATGGAGGATATCTGCTCTGTACCTGTCTACTCCCTGGCTCtgtgtagattttgaggaccgtGTCTGCATGTCGCATAGTAGTATCGTagaaacggatcatctcatgggctacgttcaagcggcaattgacgacgtgctctCACAGATCCTCTCCGCAGAAACGGTAGTCTTTGGTGGGCACAATGGCTTGGGTCACGCACCACATACTACGCAGAGCGACCTGTGCATAATTTTTCATTGGCGTAatgtctgtcccaattggttgagtcgccaacgcggctcccagaTGTAGATAACCACATGCCATCCATTAGATCTTCTGCTAACTACACATTCCGATAGTTACCGGCTCTCTTTCAGCGCTCCTCtcagaacgtccgaccattgcctggtgcAAAGCATTGAGTGTAGTGCTTTTTTTGCATCGTACCCTTGGGGCAAAATTTGTTCTCTTCATATCCCAGTGCCTGTGCCGATGTGATACTATAGGGCATGGATATTATTATACCAAGCTCTgaagtaccgatcggtggcagaaaGAGGAAGCGTAtcttctgtgcactctttttgcctccaactcgactattgacaacaacggaaaaacaccatCGACTATCCCGCGATGTAGAAGCCTCTATACCTGAAGTACAATTCAGtagccggatggcatttctccaatcgtgcttagaacgtgtgcccctgagttgccGCCGGTACTGAAGCGTTCAATGCGGCACTAATATCAAAAGACGTAATCCATGACTTGGAAGTCagtccttgtccatccgatccaaaaaaaggagaaagttcggatccggcaatcTACAGGCCTATTCTATCTATAGCTATTACGTTCCTGATCTaaaaaatcatggagagcataattaactgcAAGTTCTTGGTATActtagagggtcaccagttgatcaacaaccgacagtacggctttagCCATGGTCGGTTGGCAGGCGATcgtctggtatacctaacacatagatcgGCAGCGGCAAGtcaacattaaattaataaaagccacaaatgatatttaatttcAGGCACGATCAGTATCGGATATAAAACTGTTTTTCATAGAGAAGGCTATGGAATGTAGAACAGATCACTCGGTCACGAGTGAGGAGCTCCACCATATGAAGAACCACAATAAAGTGCCAGAAAGTGACTCGGCCAAATGTCTACTGGCGTGCATTTTTAGAAAAGTTGAATGGgttagtatttattttgtatttggtGTTACTTCACAGAACAAGTGGTAAGTgccctatttttaattttagtttaaaatatttaaaatttcacaaagatttttttcaattctaGTGGATTTTATAACACTACAGAACGAACTCTCCATTTTAAATcgtaaattattaaactataatttattttacttaataacaTCTTCTGGCACCCCTGAGCACATTTAGTGTGTTGAATTAAATTGAaagaatgaaagaaaaaaaatttgtgaGACTGAGCCGTTACCCTCGGCTTCGTAACGCTCATTTGGGTAAATAAACTCTTTGAAAAAGTCATGCGGTCTTTAACACACATCGCTGTTTTATAAACAACATGAAAGGTAAGTACACGTATATGTGTATAGACCAACAAATTACTCGTCCGCTAAGTTTTCCCCTTGAAAGGCCGCGGCGCAGCGGTCAAGTGACCTCTACTAACTGAATGACGTTTGACGAACGAAACGCGGAACGAAAAGCGACAAAAATTCTGAATTGTTCCATTTCGTGTTGTGAAAATCGAACAGTAGTTGAAACCAACGCTCACTATATTATCATAGACCAGGGTCAATAATTTattgaactaaaaaaaaattgtaggatgaaaaaggaagag
Encoded here:
- the LOC126968102 gene encoding general odorant-binding protein 72, producing the protein MTMKQIKSTGKMMRKSCQPKNNVEDEKIDVISDGVFLEEKEVMCYIACIMKMANTIKNGKLNYEAAMKQADLLLPDEIKEPTKAAITACRKVPDSYKDLCEASFHVTKCIYKENPSVFFFP
- the LOC126968099 gene encoding general odorant-binding protein 19d, with amino-acid sequence MLMYLMMIAAQMTSEIKLKKHYQARSVSDIKLFFIEKAMECRTDHSVTSEELHHMKNHNKVPESDSAKCLLACIFRKVEWLDEKGMFDEENALKMSKKEFPDDKERQESARKLYAVCKKVNEETVGDGEKGCERSSLLATCLLNNAAEMGFHL